The Chitinophaga niabensis genomic interval AGGGCCTTCCGCAGCGCGGCCTGGTCACTGGATGTCACAGCGGGATAAGCTGCTGTATTGGTGTATGCTACGCCATATGCTCTTGCACGTACCATATTTATAGCATCCCTCACGGACTGATCTATTTGATTTAACTCAATTTTTGCTTCCGCATACATCAGTAATACATCTGCATAACGTATAATGATCTTATCCGGTTCTATCTTCCAGGAATTCAGCAGCCAGTCTCCATCCACTCCTTTCTTCCAGTTCAGTCCGTTGAAAGAAGCAAAGATGGCAATGGAGCGGGTGTCTTTATTCTCTACATATTTCTGATCTGCATCCTTCCATACTTTTAGGGTATCAGGATGCGGCTGATAAGTATAGCCCAGATGAGAGGTTTGAAACTCTATGATGGTAGCGGCGCAACGGGGATCACGGTTCAGGAAAGGTTTACGCGGATCGTAAAGCGGCGATTCATCTATCGGTAATCCATCTTTACAAAGGAATGCACAGAACAGGTCCCAGGAAGGATTTTTAGCACCCCAGCCTCCGGCATTCCTTGGTACAAAGTTCTGCGCGTCATCAAAGGTTACTTTCAGGGCCACAGATCTTGGCAGGCCAAAAATAGTTTCGATGGAATTCTTTGTTTTGGGGAGAAAGAGGTTACCGAAATCTGTATGCAGCTTATAAACATTCTGATCCATACAGGCTTTCGCAGCATCACGGGCAGTAGCCATATCGCCCATGTGTAAAGCGATCCTCGCTTTCATAGCCAGTGCAGCACCGGAAGTGGCACGTTTCAGGTCCGCTGCCCCATATGTTTTAGGTAAGTACAATGCAGCAGAATCAAAATCTGCGTAGATACTCTTCAATACGGTGGCAGCATCCGTTTGTTTAAGGCTCAGTGCCTGTTCTATATCCAGGGTGGATTCCGTATACACAATATTCCCATAGTGGGAGAGCAGGCGTGAATACTGGCAGGCACGTACAAAACGCGCCTCACCGGAATAACGGCTGATCTGGGCCTGAGATAAGGTCTTCGCTGCCCTGCCCACACTTATTATCACGTTATTGGCCCTTGCAATCGCTTTATAGGAATTCGTCCACCAGGTTTTTACAAAGTCTGTT includes:
- a CDS encoding RagB/SusD family nutrient uptake outer membrane protein; amino-acid sequence: MKRNILIAGIGLIFITSCGSLDLNPLSDGSGETWNSTPEEIDMSLNGLYKDAFWLQDSDEWTDDFLYRDATTPITGATINGETDFVKTWWTNSYKAIARANNVIISVGRAAKTLSQAQISRYSGEARFVRACQYSRLLSHYGNIVYTESTLDIEQALSLKQTDAATVLKSIYADFDSAALYLPKTYGAADLKRATSGAALAMKARIALHMGDMATARDAAKACMDQNVYKLHTDFGNLFLPKTKNSIETIFGLPRSVALKVTFDDAQNFVPRNAGGWGAKNPSWDLFCAFLCKDGLPIDESPLYDPRKPFLNRDPRCAATIIEFQTSHLGYTYQPHPDTLKVWKDADQKYVENKDTRSIAIFASFNGLNWKKGVDGDWLLNSWKIEPDKIIIRYADVLLMYAEAKIELNQIDQSVRDAINMVRARAYGVAYTNTAAYPAVTSSDQAALRKALRNERRMEFAREGIRYMDIIRWKIADKVLNMPNYGMLDPADLRTKVVQPGLWFFPQTTPVDEDGVADLSAMYNAGYIKVVAVRKFDASRQYLWPIPSTEVLISHLTQNPNY